The following nucleotide sequence is from Halomonas chromatireducens.
GTCGTGCGTCAATTGTCACCTTTGCGTACATGGCGCCGAGCATGGAAGGCTGTGGTAGAATCCAGCGCCACCAGAGGTGGGTTTTCTTGTTCCGTACCGCCTGACGACATTACGCGAAGACGCTTAACGCATGACGCTTCTTGCCCTTGGCATCAACCACAAGACAGCCACCGTCGCGGTACGCGAGCGGGTAGCCTTTACGCCGACTCAACTGGAGTCGGCGCTCGGTGAGTTGCGCGGTGTCCCGCAGGTACGCGAAGCTGCCGTGCTGTCGACCTGTAACCGAACCGAGCTCTATTGCGTCACCGAGTCCAGCGGAGAGCGGCTGATTCTCGATTGGCTGAGTCATTTTCACGGGCTTCCGGTTGATGACCTGACTTCCTGTGCCTATCACTACCATGACAACGACGCCGCTCGCCATTTGATGCGAGTGGCCGTGGGACTGGATTCGATGGTGCTGGGCGAACCGCAGATTCTCGGCCAGCTCAAGGAAGCCTACCAGTCGGCGCGTCTGGCCAGCGGGCTGGGCGGCGAGCTGGAACTGCTGTTCCAGCATACCTTTTCGGTGGCCAAGCAGGTGCGCACGCGGACCGGTATTGGCCAGAACCCGGTCTCGGTAGCCTACGCGGCGGTCAGCCTGGCCAGCCGGATATTCGACGACTTCGGCCGCTCCCGTGCGCTCTTGATCGGTGCGGGCGAAACCATCGAGCTGGTGGCACGTCATCTGCGTGAGGCGGGTGTGCGCAACATGATCGTGGCCAATCGTACTCGTGAGCGGGCCGAGGTGCTGGCCCGGGAGTTCAATGCCGAGGCGATCTCATTGAGCGAAATTCCTGATGCGCTGGTGCGTTCGGATATCGTGATCTCGTCCACTGCGGCTCCGTTACCGATTCTCGGCAAGGGCATGGCCGAACGGGCGCTCAAGAAGCGTCGCCATCGACCGATTTTCATGGTCGATATCGCCGTGCCGCGGGATATCGAGCCGGAAGTCGGTGACCTGGATGACGTCTTTCTCTATACCGTGGATGACCTCAACGAGGTGATCCAGGAAAATCGGCGCCACCGGCAGGCTGCGGCCGACCAGGCCGAGTCGTTGATCGAACATGGCGTCAGTGTATGGCTTCATGAACGGCGTATCCGCAGTGGTGGGGAGTTGATCCGGCGCTATCGAGACCAGGCCGACGAGCTGCGCCGGCATTCGGAGCAGCAGGCAATGGCACGGTTGGCTCGTGGAGAAGATCCAGAAGAGGTGGTTCGCATTCTCGCCCATCAGCTCACTAACCGTATGCTGCATCGGCCAACGGTTTCACTGCGCGAAGCGTCGGGCAGTGAGCGC
It contains:
- the hemA gene encoding glutamyl-tRNA reductase — protein: MTLLALGINHKTATVAVRERVAFTPTQLESALGELRGVPQVREAAVLSTCNRTELYCVTESSGERLILDWLSHFHGLPVDDLTSCAYHYHDNDAARHLMRVAVGLDSMVLGEPQILGQLKEAYQSARLASGLGGELELLFQHTFSVAKQVRTRTGIGQNPVSVAYAAVSLASRIFDDFGRSRALLIGAGETIELVARHLREAGVRNMIVANRTRERAEVLAREFNAEAISLSEIPDALVRSDIVISSTAAPLPILGKGMAERALKKRRHRPIFMVDIAVPRDIEPEVGDLDDVFLYTVDDLNEVIQENRRHRQAAADQAESLIEHGVSVWLHERRIRSGGELIRRYRDQADELRRHSEQQAMARLARGEDPEEVVRILAHQLTNRMLHRPTVSLREASGSERRDLLAAAEALLLDSSSIKP